The Eriocheir sinensis breed Jianghai 21 chromosome 21, ASM2467909v1, whole genome shotgun sequence genome includes the window TGGTAAATAAGGTAGATGTATAGTTGTTTGGATACTTATCCTTAAAATCATTTGTCTTACAATGCTCTATTGAGATAGCTTATATTAGTCAGTTGGTCATCCCCATTGTTCAGAGCGTTGTTTCCCCATGATTTTTTTGCGGAAAGGAAATTACTAGAACTATTCTTGGTGAAAATCACTTGTTTTGGGAACAGTAAAGTGAAACAGAAGAGGATGGATTTGTCCAAGAATTGGCTTGTCATGTAAAAAAAAGTACTAATTAAGCATCTGAAAACTTGAGATTTCCACCCATTGCAGATGCCCATCAGTCTTTTCCCTTAGTTTCCTATTTCTAAATCACTGCTATTATTTATGTTGGAAATCACGCCACTGTCTGTAGTTCCTCTCTACATAGTCACTTCATTGTACATTTGTTTTCCAGCTACGGGCAAAATTGGAGCGACTTGACCGGCGTGTGTCCCTCAGCCTGCAGAAGAAGGCCACCGAGGCATACACCAACACAGAGAGTCAGGTGGACTTGGTGGTGTCCCCCAAGCGCAACAGTGAAGTGGAGGCTCCTGCTTTTGATGAAGATAATACTTTGGTCGCCACCACACCTGGCTCACCCCATGGCCGCACTCCCCCAACACCCACTCCAAACAAAGTTCTCTCCCCACCCAGTAAGCCTGTATCCCCCAGCACCAacacactctccccctccctcaaagTCCAATCACCCTCCAGCACCAAGTCCCTGTCACCTGTTGGGAAGTGTGTGTCCCCTGGAGGAGGAAAGGCTCGCTCCCCAGCCGGCAAAGCAGGATCACCAGCCAGCAAGCCTGGCTCCCCCTCCAGCCACAATGAGTTGCCAAATAGATCCACTGACTTGGCCAACAAAATCACATTGCCGAGCAGTCCATTGGGTCCTCTGGAAATAAAAGCAGAATTGTGTTCCCCCAATAAGCCAGGGTCACCTTCAAGTAAACTTATATCTCCCAAACAGTTATCACCCACAAGTAAGGCAGTTTCTCCTGCTAGTATTGGGAGCTATCTATCCAACAGGGTCAGTTCACCACCCAATAAGTCAGGTTCCCCTGCCAACAAGCCTCCAGGAGAGCCGGCGTCACCTCCACACAAAGTTGTCTCCCCCGTAAGCAGATTATCACCCTCCCAGAACAAGATGGGCCTTGTCAACTCACATGGAAGACTAGAAACACTACGCAAAACTTCGCCAAAGATTGTCTCTCCCAAGACCTCCCCAAGAGAGAGGTACCCACGGGGGGAGGCCAATAATGACACCAACCTGACAGATGGTGAGAGCTTTGCTGAGGCAGCACCAGATCCACTACGGAAAGAATCCCTGCGAAGCACTGACAGGCGGTATGGACCAAAGCGGCGActggagagcgagagcgagggtGAAACGGCTGCAAAGAAGACGAGAAATGATGAGTCGGCTGACCCAACTGACCACAACCTGCGCTCCAGAGACAAACCAAAGGAAAAGTCGAAAGAGCCAGTAGCACAGAGTTCCCCTTCCCTTGTACTAGACCGGCCCTGCACCCCAACCTCCCGGGCAGCTGCCCTGGAGACCAAGAAGCTACGCCAGAAGCTGCTCCTCAAAGGTAGGTGTCCTGCATAGTTTTGTATATTTGCCTTGTTTGGTCTGTCTTGCTTTTGGAAATGATGGAGGACAGTTTCACCCCAAAACTCTCTTGACATATCAATGCTATGCATACCACATGCAAAATAGGATACTTTCTCTGTATGTGCAAGTGCTTTCTCTTCGTGCTCATTGGTAGTGGTTGATATGCATGAAAAATCTGCTTTTTTTCTGAACTAATAACATTTATTATGAGAGAACATAAATTTAAGAAAACTTTTTCTGATACTTGGATAAAATTTCATCACATATGATAAACTATCATAACCAATTTTTACCATGTTACATTATCAGGACCTCATTAAAAGTAGATTAAAAATATAATTGAGCCCCTTTTTACTCTATTCTTGGTCTGCAGAGTGTAGGATAGATCATGATAATGACAAGTATCTTGATGTTGATGATCTACGTTACCTAGATTAGACAAAAGGGTGTTTTATATATCTATCTTGCCAGTTTACCATACTTATAGAACTGTTATCCATGCCTGTTAGAAGCATAGAGAAGACTACTGTACTTGTGGCTACTGAAGAGCACTGATACACGTGTCCTTCCATGTAGCGCTGCATCACCGGATTCCCTTCACAATTCTTCTCTTACACAGCTACCTCAGGATTTAGTGCTACTCCCTTAAGTCATAGCTTGCCTTGCAGCTTGTGATTTAGTGAATCCGAAAATTGTACTTGTATCCTTGTATTACACAGGAAGCTGTGAATTATTCtagtgagagaatgagaaggcGAGAACCATTTGTTTTCTGGCAACACAGCAGGGAACGAGAGGAAGCACTGAGTCACCAAAAGACAGCTACTTTTTTGTGGGAAAAATGCCTCAAGGGAACCAACACTTGTCTATAGCAGTGCAAGGATCTGTTGGGCTTCAAGAATCTATAAAGTAGATGTACATAATGTGAAGAAAGATAGAAATCTgaccctatatatatttttatttatttatttatttatttattttttttttatccttcataaataaaattttaaaaaatccatgattcctctttttctattattgttaGATAACTAAATTAATATTAGACTGACACGCAGCTTCAGTGAAGTCTTGCTTCACACACTTTATTGAAGCAGGGCAAATTGGGTGATGAGATTGGAGACATTTTTTGCTCCAGTTTCCTAAAAATACTGTTTTATTTTAAActatttatttaatatatatcCTTTTTAAGTAAGATTTCTTTTAAACTTGAGCACTTCTTGAAGTACTAATGGATTTCCACTTAGATTTACCATTCAAAACATTAAACTTTTGTATTTACTAAATCTAAACATTGCTTTTTCACAACCTAGACCGTTGGTGCAGAGGACACCCCTGTGATGATAAACAAGGTAATAACATGGCACCACACACCCCTAGGATGGCTTGCCTTTCGCTTCACTTTTTGCTGTGACTCTGAGGTTATTGAGTTTAGGCTCGCATCTACCACTTAGGGTGGCATGGCTGGGGAGGGAGTAGCAGCCTTACCCTTACTAACTCACTCAGGACAATGTTGGTTAGGTGTTAGGTATATGATATCCATCTGTTTTTACTTTCCTTTAGAGTACCTTTTAATTGATTGCATGTGAAACTCAGTAAGGTAAATTGATGGAGTGCATGTATCCTCATTTGAATCGTCAGTATACATCTGGagtgagaaaaacaaaacacagtAATTAGTCAGCAGTCATCACAGTCATGGAAGTGAACATCGGTAAAGTTTCATCGTATCCATCAGTCAGTTTTCCCCCATTTGCCAAGATGTGGTCCTATTAATTGAATGTAGTTCACTTTGATATCATCATTAAACAAAACGTAAGTAAATATACAATATCAGTTAACCAATGAGCTACAGAGGAAATGATAAAGCTTACAAGAAGAAAGCCTCAAGCTGTAATGCAGCTTCATCTCACAGTTGTGAATATTGCATCCTATATCCTGCTGCATCAGATGGAGCTCTGTGCttaaaacattaaataataaagcAATTTTATTCCAGCTAGGGAATATCAGGGAGACTAGCAAGGCACATAAGAATATCTATTGTGACTTCAGTAATGAATAAAACTACTCTTTCAACTTACCGTACTTATGTTGAGTCAGGCGTTGACGACTAAGAAGCAAACCTTTGTATGTGTTGCAGGCCAACCACTGACAGGACGATCTGTGCGTGCCGACGGCATCCTCAACACAGGCATAGCATACTACCTACCCTACGGCTCCCTTAGGCATGACCCCAACCCTGAAGAGGAGTGCTTGCAGTCACAAGTGGAGGTGAGTCATGGATAGTGTATTGGGAGTAGTGGGTGATGGGTGTTGTTCTTGGTTATTTATTCATTAGTTTTTgctctttatttgttttgtatttcttttctattctatctttctgtctatatttACAATACTCTGTCCCATGTTAACTCCCCCAAGAGGGGGTGGCCATGGCCAGAGtcttcaattcttcctcttctgtcactCTCTTTCTGCACTCAAAGGGATGATTTCACAGTCCTTAGGCACACTCCCGAACCAAAAGTCTTACCAACCTGGTAGTGGGCATTACCTACACCTTGATCCAATGTCACAGTCTGTTTTTGTGGTCTTGGAGATCCCCAGCCTGGTGATGATCATAACAAGACAAAGACCTCTGGTTTGGTGCTGTTGGCATAGTACATAGGTATATATACCTGCTCAtaataaaatatttgaaaattATATTTGCATTACTCGATACTTTCTCAGCTTTCTTCTCTTATAAACCATATTTAATTTGTCTACAGTCCTCTGTTGCATCTTTTTTTGTGCCAACAATCTGCATCATTGCTTTTCTTTGTTGCAATGTGTTCCTTTTGTTGATATTCAGGCAAGCAAATAATCTGAGTTCAGAAATTTTTAAATGCATTTTAATTTAGGCAGAAAATATTACACTAAAACCATATCAGGCCATAAGTAGCTATGCAAATAACAACCTTCTTCCACCCCTCTGCAGTAATACCTTGGGTGCATGTAACCACTTGTCTCTCTCCGCCTCCTTCAGATTCCTCAGTGGGGGACACGTGTCCTGACGAGTCTCTATGTGATGGAGGGGACGGAGAACCTGGAAGACGAGGTGTTCCTGAAGAGGCATGCCAAGCCAGAACAAGACGAGAAGAGACGCAAGAGGTATGGGTAAATCTATTGTGTTTACATAGATTTTACATAGAtatccagaccacacagaccctttgGCCCAGACCAGATGGTCTACCCTTAACCTAAGCGAAATTATATTAATCACTTGCCACCAAGACTTTGGATtcctactttagtaaatattaagttgaaggaagtgtcactcgagcttgtttttaaaggagtcagttgtGTTGCGCTGGACCAGTGAATGTGGGAGCTTACTCCATTCTTGTgctacaacattggtgaagaaaaatttgttgcagtctgaatttatttctgtacacttaagttttgtgccattatttcttgttCAGAATGTGTCGTTGATCgtaaacaatttggatttgtccacataTGTCAAACCactgagtattttgaaacatttcctcaattttcctcagaggcgacgcttctcaaaagacaaaacaaaagagaacTAAAAAAACACAACAATGCAATGAGATAAAACAGTAGTCAGACAATCATATCTCTTAGCTACCTCCCACCACTGCAAACCACCCCTCATCACCCCTCAGATGGGACCTGCAGCGGATGAGGGAGCAGCGTCACTACGAGCGCCTGCGGGAACGTTACGAGGGCCGGCAGAACACTAGCGAGCCAGAGGTGTCTGCCGGGTACCGCTCCCTCTGGCCCAACCCGGAATCTGCGCTCTACCTCCTCGTGGACGACTGTCTCCCTGTCTGTGCCTTCGGTCAGCCCATGGCCAGGATACCCCCCCAGTAAGTGTGTTAGCAGCTTGGTTATGTCCCTTTATTACtcatctcttccttgtcctctgtgATACCCCCTCAGTGAGTGTGTTAGCAGCTTATTTGTGGAGCTTTGTTGCTGTCATAatactgttttgttttctttgcctcctcctcctcctcctcctccttcttcttcctagctCCACCAGGATGTAATTTAGTGTGTGCCAGCAGTTCACGTTTATCTGTTGCTATCATAACCTAGTCCTCCTTCATCCCACTGACTgcatcatcacaaccacaactCAGCATTTTTCAGTAAACATGGTTTGATAGCCCCGCAGTGAGTTCATTGACATTTTCCTGTGTTCCTGTTCATTGTTAGAATTGTTATCTATTTCAGAAGGCTTTTGTTTTCTCTAACTTTTGTCATGTTTAACTTTATAGTGACTTCTTTTTTAATTGACTTCTGTGTGTTTTCAGAGAGTTTTCCTT containing:
- the LOC127001469 gene encoding proteoglycan 4-like isoform X1, whose amino-acid sequence is MPRRVSLYNGDNNALEEVVVAARGKEGSGGGRVGRGLSPMTTSESNENKLAMAVELDHMYIGCSDTKASLEKDIEVQHLKNIILLHLDLIQQQADQLLAKEKQIKNLRDENDNLRAKLERLDRRVSLSLQKKATEAYTNTESQVDLVVSPKRNSEVEAPAFDEDNTLVATTPGSPHGRTPPTPTPNKVLSPPSKPVSPSTNTLSPSLKVQSPSSTKSLSPVGKCVSPGGGKARSPAGKAGSPASKPGSPSSHNELPNRSTDLANKITLPSSPLGPLEIKAELCSPNKPGSPSSKLISPKQLSPTSKAVSPASIGSYLSNRVSSPPNKSGSPANKPPGEPASPPHKVVSPVSRLSPSQNKMGLVNSHGRLETLRKTSPKIVSPKTSPRERYPRGEANNDTNLTDGESFAEAAPDPLRKESLRSTDRRYGPKRRLESESEGETAAKKTRNDESADPTDHNLRSRDKPKEKSKEPVAQSSPSLVLDRPCTPTSRAAALETKKLRQKLLLKDRWCRGHPCDDKQGQPLTGRSVRADGILNTGIAYYLPYGSLRHDPNPEEECLQSQVEIPQWGTRVLTSLYVMEGTENLEDEVFLKRHAKPEQDEKRRKRWDLQRMREQRHYERLRERYEGRQNTSEPEVSAGYRSLWPNPESALYLLVDDCLPVCAFGQPMARIPPQEFSLPWLSGRSQEGISTRRRKRP
- the LOC127001469 gene encoding proteoglycan 4-like isoform X2, translating into MPRRVSLYNGDNNALEEVVVAARGKEGSGGGRVGRGLSPMTTSESNENKLAMAVELDHMYIGCSDTKASLEKDIEVQHLKNIILLHLDLIQQQADQLLAKEKQIKNLRDENDNLRAKLERLDRRVSLSLQKKATEAYTNTESQVDLVVSPKRNSEVEAPAFDEDNTLVATTPGSPHGRTPPTPTPNKVLSPPSKPVSPSTNTLSPSLKVQSPSSTKSLSPVGKCVSPGGGKARSPAGKAGSPASKPGSPSSHNELPNRSTDLANKITLPSSPLGPLEIKAELCSPNKPGSPSSKLISPKQLSPTSKAVSPASIGSYLSNRVSSPPNKSGSPANKPPGEPASPPHKVVSPVSRLSPSQNKMGLVNSHGRLETLRKTSPKIVSPKTSPRERYPRGEANNDTNLTDGESFAEAAPDPLRKESLRSTDRRYGPKRRLESESEGETAAKKTRNDESADPTDHNLRSRDKPKEKSKEPVAQSSPSLVLDRPCTPTSRAAALETKKLRQKLLLKGQPLTGRSVRADGILNTGIAYYLPYGSLRHDPNPEEECLQSQVEIPQWGTRVLTSLYVMEGTENLEDEVFLKRHAKPEQDEKRRKRWDLQRMREQRHYERLRERYEGRQNTSEPEVSAGYRSLWPNPESALYLLVDDCLPVCAFGQPMARIPPQEFSLPWLSGRSQEGISTRRRKRP